The following are encoded in a window of Legionella geestiana genomic DNA:
- a CDS encoding cation:proton antiporter, with the protein MNRGRSEVSRRVWLAAAVFTLSAFPMLAEAADGSHTDPVASVIFGVGVMFLFSVLGRWSAERLHQPSVLGELMMGILLGNVCWFFGLPLMAVLREGPAIYTITNDLLHGASIREAVAASVPNPHYATQVLAALQGADGVDIMKIAYVLDIFSRFGVIFLLFMVGLESSVDELKRTGTESVRVAVIGVLAPMLLGFLTAGLLVPEASFAANLFVGATLSATSIGITAKVLREMNQLRTREAHTILGAAMIDDVLGLVLLALVSSMVLNGRVEWLDLLQVIVLAILFFAGVLSFGPWVVRRSARFFAFLKPWEAKLVVCFLFLMLLSWLATQVELAAIIGAFAAGMIINEGFFESSEPRADTLKIQQVLFPLEALLAPLFFMLTGIQVKLESFFDGRVMLLALGLLLAAIIGKLISGYGAARRDDRLLVGIGMLPRGEVGLVFASIGRALGVMPDTLFSAIILMVAVSTLLAPPLLKMRIAHKSRRVTRAHS; encoded by the coding sequence GTGAATAGAGGTCGTTCTGAGGTGTCGAGGCGCGTCTGGCTTGCGGCTGCCGTCTTTACCTTAAGCGCGTTTCCGATGCTTGCCGAAGCGGCTGATGGCAGCCACACCGACCCCGTTGCCTCCGTGATTTTTGGGGTCGGGGTCATGTTTTTATTCTCAGTTCTTGGGCGCTGGAGTGCTGAGCGTCTGCACCAGCCCAGTGTGCTTGGCGAGCTCATGATGGGCATCCTGCTTGGCAATGTCTGCTGGTTTTTTGGCCTGCCACTGATGGCTGTGCTTCGTGAGGGGCCGGCGATTTATACGATAACGAACGATTTACTGCATGGTGCCTCCATTCGTGAAGCCGTTGCCGCGAGTGTACCGAATCCCCATTATGCCACGCAGGTACTCGCTGCACTTCAGGGTGCTGATGGCGTTGATATTATGAAAATCGCCTATGTGCTCGATATTTTCTCGCGCTTTGGGGTGATTTTTCTCCTTTTTATGGTTGGGCTTGAAAGTTCGGTAGATGAGCTCAAGCGTACCGGCACGGAATCGGTGCGCGTTGCCGTTATCGGCGTGCTTGCGCCAATGCTGCTCGGTTTTTTGACAGCAGGTCTTCTGGTCCCTGAAGCGTCTTTTGCGGCAAACCTTTTTGTCGGGGCAACCTTGTCTGCGACCAGCATCGGCATTACCGCGAAGGTGCTACGAGAGATGAATCAGCTGCGCACTCGCGAGGCACACACCATTCTTGGTGCGGCGATGATAGACGATGTGCTGGGGCTTGTGCTGCTGGCGCTCGTCAGCAGCATGGTGCTGAACGGGCGTGTGGAGTGGCTTGATTTGCTTCAGGTGATAGTGCTCGCGATACTCTTTTTTGCCGGTGTCTTGAGCTTTGGGCCATGGGTAGTGCGCCGAAGCGCGCGTTTTTTTGCGTTTTTAAAGCCCTGGGAAGCGAAGCTTGTGGTGTGCTTTCTCTTTCTTATGCTGCTCTCATGGCTTGCGACTCAGGTAGAACTCGCGGCCATTATCGGGGCATTTGCAGCGGGCATGATTATCAACGAAGGCTTTTTCGAGTCCAGTGAGCCGCGTGCGGATACGCTTAAGATTCAGCAGGTACTGTTTCCGCTGGAAGCGCTGCTGGCTCCGCTTTTTTTTATGCTGACAGGGATTCAGGTCAAACTGGAATCATTCTTTGACGGGCGCGTCATGCTGCTCGCACTCGGGCTGCTCCTGGCGGCGATTATCGGCAAGCTGATTTCGGGATATGGGGCGGCACGCCGTGACGACAGGCTGCTGGTCGGCATTGGCATGTTGCCGCGCGGCGAGGTGGGACTTGTCTTTGCATCGATTGGCCGCGCACTCGGTGTGATGCCGGACACGCTTTTTTCAGCCATCATTCTCATGGTGGCGGTGAGCACGCTGCTTGCACCGCCGCTCCTTAAAATGCGCATTGCACACAAGTCGAGGAGAGTGACCCGTGCCCATTCCTGA
- the nadC gene encoding carboxylating nicotinate-nucleotide diphosphorylase translates to MPIPESLWEDVKHALQEDIGSGDVTAALLPPESMVTADILAREPLLLCGQPWVDATFKSVDARITVSWHFGEGTRLDTPSVLCTLKGPARSILTAERTALNFLQTLSATATATWEALEKIRGFKTRLLDTRKTLPGLRQAQKYAVRMAGGTNHRFGLYDAFLIKENHIRAMGSIEAAIAAARLQRPDLMIEVEVETLSELQEALKAAPHRILLDNFSLEMLEEAVLCRGDAPCELEASGGISGATLADVARTGVDFISMGALTKSIRAIDLSLLIREEA, encoded by the coding sequence GTGCCCATTCCTGAAAGTCTGTGGGAAGATGTCAAGCATGCGCTGCAGGAGGACATTGGCAGTGGCGATGTGACGGCGGCTCTCCTGCCGCCGGAGAGCATGGTTACGGCAGACATTCTGGCGCGAGAACCGTTGCTCCTTTGTGGCCAGCCCTGGGTCGATGCCACTTTTAAATCAGTGGATGCGCGCATTACCGTCTCCTGGCATTTCGGCGAAGGCACGCGCCTCGACACGCCCTCGGTACTCTGTACCCTTAAAGGTCCGGCACGCAGTATCCTGACGGCTGAGCGCACGGCCCTTAATTTTCTGCAGACGCTCTCAGCCACAGCCACTGCCACATGGGAGGCGTTAGAAAAGATTCGCGGTTTTAAAACCCGTTTGCTTGATACCCGTAAAACGCTCCCGGGCCTGCGTCAGGCGCAAAAATACGCGGTACGCATGGCAGGCGGCACCAATCACCGTTTTGGTCTGTATGATGCTTTTCTTATCAAAGAAAACCATATTCGAGCGATGGGGTCGATTGAGGCCGCCATTGCTGCAGCGCGCCTGCAGCGTCCTGATTTGATGATTGAGGTCGAAGTCGAAACGCTTTCTGAGCTTCAGGAAGCGCTGAAAGCCGCTCCCCATCGCATCCTGCTTGATAATTTCAGTCTTGAGATGCTCGAAGAGGCGGTGCTTTGCCGTGGGGATGCACCCTGCGAGCTGGAAGCGTCCGGCGGCATTTCAGGCGCAACGCTGGCTGACGTAGCCCGCACCGGGGTCGACTTCATTTCCATGGGTGCCTTGACCAAATCCATACGCGCCATCGATTTAAGTCTGCTCATAAGGGAAGAAGCATGA
- a CDS encoding undecaprenyldiphospho-muramoylpentapeptide beta-N-acetylglucosaminyltransferase, translating into MKKCIVFTGGGTAGHVTPNLALMAHFQQEGWEMHYIGAETGVEKELVASSGVHWHAVQCGKLRRYFSWKNFTDPFRILTGLLQSLWILNRVKPDIVFSKGGFVAVPVVVAAFLLRIPVVAHESDMTPGLANRLCLPFVDTLCVNFTATKVTHRKMRVTGLPLRAELFQGSAQKGLEIAGFTSDLPCLLVMGGSLGSRALNAAVREALPTLLTSFQVIHLCGRGNLDASLADTPGYCQLEYASDTLPHLFAATSLVVSRAGANTLSELLALEKIHVLVPLSIKASRGDQIQNAAWSRGMGASVVIEEESLTPDTLNAAVADAWSRREVLIDNIRAIGAANGTDAVAKVILEKV; encoded by the coding sequence ATGAAAAAATGCATAGTCTTTACCGGCGGAGGTACGGCAGGTCATGTGACACCGAATCTTGCGCTCATGGCGCATTTTCAGCAAGAGGGCTGGGAGATGCACTACATCGGTGCAGAAACCGGTGTGGAAAAGGAGCTGGTCGCAAGCAGTGGCGTGCACTGGCATGCTGTTCAGTGCGGAAAACTGCGTCGCTACTTCAGCTGGAAAAATTTTACCGATCCGTTTCGTATCCTGACAGGACTTTTGCAGTCACTGTGGATTCTCAACCGTGTAAAACCTGATATCGTCTTTTCCAAGGGCGGGTTTGTGGCCGTTCCTGTTGTAGTTGCCGCTTTCCTGCTGCGCATTCCGGTGGTGGCGCATGAGTCAGACATGACACCGGGGCTTGCCAATCGGCTATGCCTGCCTTTTGTCGATACACTGTGTGTGAATTTCACCGCAACGAAAGTCACCCATCGCAAAATGCGGGTCACAGGCCTGCCGCTGCGTGCGGAACTTTTTCAGGGAAGTGCCCAAAAGGGTCTTGAAATCGCTGGATTTACCTCCGACCTGCCCTGTCTGCTCGTCATGGGCGGCAGTCTTGGTTCACGCGCACTTAATGCGGCCGTGCGTGAAGCGCTGCCAACGCTGCTTACCTCTTTTCAGGTGATTCACTTATGCGGACGCGGCAATCTCGATGCGAGTCTCGCCGACACCCCGGGCTATTGTCAGCTCGAATATGCAAGCGACACGCTCCCGCATCTTTTTGCAGCAACCTCACTGGTTGTTTCCAGAGCAGGTGCGAATACGCTTAGTGAACTGCTTGCGCTTGAAAAAATCCATGTACTGGTGCCACTTTCCATAAAGGCCAGCAGGGGCGATCAAATCCAGAATGCTGCATGGTCCAGAGGAATGGGAGCCAGTGTGGTGATTGAGGAAGAGTCCCTCACACCAGATACGTTAAACGCCGCTGTTGCCGATGCCTGGTCGAGGCGAGAAGTGCTCATCGATAATATCCGCGCAATTGGCGCTGCAAATGGCACGGATGCGGTGGCAAAGGTGATTCTTGAAAAGGTTTAA
- a CDS encoding ComEA family DNA-binding protein, giving the protein MNTKRFALAVAFVCVSSAALAASEKIDLNRADAAALSHAVKGIGAKRAEAIILYREAHHGFKNLEELAEVKGIGKAFVKSHHAELEAALTVGKSG; this is encoded by the coding sequence ATGAATACAAAGCGTTTTGCTTTGGCTGTTGCGTTTGTTTGCGTTTCTTCTGCTGCTCTGGCGGCTTCTGAAAAAATCGATTTAAACCGTGCCGACGCGGCTGCACTCAGTCATGCGGTAAAAGGCATTGGCGCGAAGCGTGCCGAGGCGATTATTCTCTATCGAGAAGCCCATCATGGTTTTAAAAATCTCGAGGAACTTGCCGAGGTCAAAGGCATTGGCAAGGCTTTTGTCAAATCTCACCACGCTGAACTGGAAGCGGCGCTTACCGTAGGAAAATCGGGCTAA
- a CDS encoding rod shape-determining protein — protein MLKKLRGCYSNDLSIDLGTANTLIYVRGKGIVLNEPSVVALRNGTPKQVAAVGVEAKGMLGRTPGNISAIRPMKDGVIADFFVTEKMLQHFIHKVHNTRFLRPSPRVLVCVPSGSTQVERRAIRESAMGAGAREVFLIEEPMAAALGAGMPVEEASGSMVVDIGGGTTEVAIISLSGIVYHQSVRIGGDKFDDAIVSYVRRNYGTLIGETTAERIKHEIGSAFPSRDLFEIEVRGRNLAEGVPRSFTLTSAEILEALQEPLSGIVGAVRAALELAPPELAADIAERGMVLTGGGALLKNMDTLLMEETGLPVLVAEDPLTCVARGGGKALETMDLRGGDFLSTE, from the coding sequence ATGCTCAAGAAACTTAGAGGCTGTTATTCCAACGATCTGTCTATCGATCTTGGAACCGCCAATACGCTGATTTATGTCAGGGGCAAGGGGATTGTACTGAATGAACCTTCAGTAGTCGCACTTCGCAACGGCACGCCCAAGCAGGTAGCCGCCGTAGGAGTGGAAGCAAAGGGCATGCTGGGTCGTACCCCGGGCAATATCAGTGCCATTCGTCCGATGAAAGACGGGGTCATCGCCGACTTTTTCGTGACGGAAAAAATGCTCCAGCACTTTATTCATAAAGTGCACAACACCCGTTTTCTGCGACCCAGCCCGCGCGTTCTCGTCTGCGTTCCCTCGGGTTCTACTCAGGTCGAGCGCCGCGCCATTCGTGAGTCTGCGATGGGGGCGGGCGCACGTGAAGTGTTTCTGATTGAAGAACCCATGGCAGCGGCACTTGGTGCCGGCATGCCGGTTGAAGAAGCCAGTGGTTCCATGGTGGTGGATATCGGCGGCGGCACCACCGAGGTCGCGATTATATCCCTGAGCGGTATTGTCTATCATCAGTCGGTTCGCATTGGTGGCGATAAATTTGACGATGCCATTGTGTCCTACGTGCGCCGCAACTATGGCACGCTTATCGGTGAAACCACCGCTGAGCGCATCAAGCACGAAATTGGTTCCGCGTTCCCCAGCCGCGACCTCTTCGAGATTGAGGTGCGTGGCCGAAACCTCGCAGAAGGCGTTCCGAGGAGTTTCACACTGACCAGTGCAGAAATTCTCGAGGCGCTTCAGGAGCCGTTGTCCGGTATCGTTGGTGCGGTTCGTGCAGCGCTTGAGCTGGCACCGCCTGAGCTGGCGGCAGATATCGCTGAACGCGGTATGGTGCTGACCGGAGGCGGGGCGCTGCTTAAGAATATGGATACCCTCCTGATGGAAGAAACCGGGCTGCCGGTATTGGTAGCAGAGGATCCGCTCACGTGCGTAGCGCGTGGCGGCGGTAAGGCGCTCGAAACTATGGACTTACGCGGCGGTGATTTCCTCTCTACCGAATAA
- the mreC gene encoding rod shape-determining protein MreC, producing MNRLFAKARHRSMHFVLAMMASLILMFFDYHYRCLETLRSGFGLLVAPLQYAVDYPVRVVGWVQSQISSRKALIDENMQLHYRQTILEAELQTLLAMKDENSRLRELLLTASNARSRSMAAQILAVDTSTARQLVVLNKGKRDGVYEGQPVLDARGVMGQIIDVGLMTSTVLLVSDAKCAVPVRNNRTGERAILVGTNRVEQLSLINLPKTSDTRKGDLLVTSGLGQLYPEGYPVGFVQSVRNVPGDDFVKVNVSPLARLNRSRMVLLVWPTAEQVAMTEQVRERIDAIGEKLG from the coding sequence ATGAATCGGCTGTTCGCCAAGGCCAGGCACCGCTCAATGCATTTTGTGCTTGCCATGATGGCGTCGCTGATTCTGATGTTTTTTGACTACCACTACCGCTGCCTGGAAACACTGCGCAGCGGTTTTGGCCTTCTGGTCGCGCCTTTGCAATATGCCGTGGATTATCCGGTCCGCGTGGTAGGGTGGGTGCAGTCTCAAATCAGCTCGCGCAAGGCGTTGATTGACGAAAACATGCAGCTGCACTATCGTCAGACCATCCTCGAGGCCGAGCTGCAGACGCTGCTCGCCATGAAGGATGAAAATTCACGCCTGCGGGAACTGCTCCTCACTGCTTCCAACGCACGCTCACGCTCGATGGCGGCACAGATTCTTGCAGTTGACACAAGCACCGCGCGCCAGCTCGTTGTGCTCAATAAGGGCAAGCGCGATGGCGTTTATGAAGGTCAGCCGGTGCTTGATGCACGCGGCGTCATGGGACAAATCATTGACGTGGGACTCATGACCAGCACAGTGCTGCTGGTTTCGGATGCCAAGTGTGCGGTGCCCGTACGAAATAACCGCACCGGCGAGCGGGCTATACTGGTCGGTACTAACCGCGTGGAACAGCTTTCACTTATTAACCTTCCTAAGACCTCAGACACCCGTAAGGGAGATTTACTGGTAACCTCAGGACTTGGGCAGCTCTACCCGGAGGGCTATCCCGTTGGCTTTGTGCAGTCGGTACGAAATGTACCGGGCGATGATTTTGTGAAAGTGAATGTGTCGCCCCTTGCGCGGTTGAACCGAAGCCGCATGGTACTGCTGGTATGGCCGACTGCCGAACAGGTAGCCATGACTGAACAGGTACGTGAACGCATTGACGCCATTGGGGAGAAACTGGGATGA
- the mreD gene encoding rod shape-determining protein MreD — translation MNSHTRRLTLALVAALLLSILPLPQAWTALRPPWVLLLMLYVRFYLPGSFRVGVVMFAGLCLDVLLATVIGEHSFALLLATWLAGSKARRFGFFSTGQQVGFVGLLCLVYQGSSALVNALSGYHYSLLNVVGSALFGLIFWPWAKALADATLIKAPVHRGAY, via the coding sequence ATGAACAGTCACACGCGCAGGCTGACTCTGGCGCTGGTGGCAGCCCTGCTGTTATCTATTTTACCTCTGCCGCAGGCCTGGACCGCACTGCGCCCGCCCTGGGTGCTCCTGTTAATGCTTTATGTGCGCTTTTACCTTCCGGGTTCTTTCAGGGTCGGTGTTGTGATGTTTGCCGGACTTTGCCTTGATGTACTGCTCGCAACGGTTATCGGAGAACATTCTTTTGCCCTGCTGCTCGCCACATGGCTTGCCGGCAGTAAAGCGCGCCGCTTTGGCTTTTTTTCGACAGGGCAGCAGGTCGGTTTTGTGGGGCTGCTATGTCTCGTGTACCAGGGCAGCAGTGCGCTTGTAAATGCGCTCTCTGGCTATCACTACAGCCTGCTTAATGTTGTTGGGAGTGCGCTTTTCGGGCTGATTTTCTGGCCGTGGGCCAAGGCGCTTGCCGATGCAACATTGATTAAAGCGCCCGTTCATCGCGGTGCGTATTAG
- a CDS encoding pseudouridine synthase, which translates to MNKTPPSTLIVFNKPCGVLCQFTGEATDKTLADFIPWPGFYPAGRLDKMSEGLLLLTSDGRLQDRLCHPRHGKEKRYWAQVEGIANDSALEPLLKGLRLGDTHFLPAKAECMEAPALWERTPPIRVRKSVPDSWVCITLNEGKNHQVRRMLAAVGLPVLRLVRVEAAGIGLQGLQPGEYRFQMNVSGR; encoded by the coding sequence ATGAATAAAACACCGCCATCCACACTCATTGTCTTTAACAAACCCTGTGGGGTTTTGTGCCAGTTCACGGGTGAGGCCACGGATAAAACCCTTGCAGACTTCATTCCATGGCCCGGGTTTTACCCTGCAGGACGTCTTGACAAAATGAGTGAAGGCCTGTTGCTGCTGACCTCTGACGGCAGATTACAGGACAGACTGTGCCACCCGCGCCATGGCAAGGAAAAGCGTTACTGGGCACAGGTTGAAGGCATTGCCAATGACAGTGCCTTAGAGCCGCTGCTTAAGGGCCTGAGGCTCGGTGATACCCACTTTCTGCCAGCAAAGGCCGAGTGCATGGAGGCACCGGCATTATGGGAACGCACTCCGCCCATTCGGGTACGCAAATCAGTTCCCGACAGCTGGGTCTGCATCACGCTCAACGAGGGGAAAAATCATCAGGTACGCCGTATGCTGGCGGCCGTTGGCCTGCCGGTGTTGCGGCTTGTGCGCGTGGAGGCCGCGGGCATTGGTCTTCAGGGATTACAGCCCGGAGAATACCGCTTTCAGATGAATGTCAGCGGTCGCTAA
- the icd gene encoding NADP-dependent isocitrate dehydrogenase — protein sequence MAFQKIQVPANGAKILARADGTLEVPSNPIIPFIEGDGIGVDVTPPMRHVVDTAVEKVYGGRRRIAWMEVYAGEKATHVYGSDAWLPDETLQALREFIVSIKGPLTTPVGGGIRSLNVAIRQQLDLYTCLRPVRYFKGVPSPVREPWKTDMVIFRENSEDIYAGIEWQADTPEATKVIRFLREEMGVKKIRFPDHCGIGIKPVSKEGTTRLVKAAIRYAIDNHRDSVTLVHKGNIMKFTEGAFKDWGYEVAREHFGASLYQGGPWMEIKHPQTGKSIIIKDVIADAFLQQILLRPEEYSVIATLNLNGDYISDALAAQVGGIGIAPGANIGDAVAVFEATHGTAPKYAGQDKVNPGSLILSAEMMLRHLGWVEAADAIIKGVEGAIEAKTVTYDFERLMQGATCVSSSGFGDAIIRHM from the coding sequence ATGGCTTTTCAGAAAATTCAGGTTCCGGCAAATGGTGCAAAGATTCTGGCTCGTGCGGATGGCACGCTGGAAGTTCCCAGTAATCCCATCATTCCTTTTATCGAAGGGGATGGCATTGGTGTGGACGTGACTCCACCCATGCGCCATGTGGTAGATACCGCCGTTGAAAAAGTCTACGGTGGCCGCCGCCGTATCGCATGGATGGAAGTCTATGCCGGTGAAAAGGCAACGCACGTGTATGGCAGTGATGCATGGCTGCCTGACGAGACCCTGCAGGCCCTGCGTGAATTTATCGTATCCATCAAAGGACCGCTGACTACGCCGGTGGGTGGAGGTATCCGCTCGCTGAATGTGGCAATTCGCCAGCAGCTGGACCTCTACACCTGCCTGCGTCCAGTACGTTATTTCAAAGGGGTTCCAAGCCCGGTGCGCGAGCCATGGAAAACCGACATGGTGATTTTCCGCGAAAATTCTGAAGACATCTATGCGGGTATCGAATGGCAGGCTGATACACCTGAAGCAACAAAAGTTATCCGTTTCCTCCGCGAAGAAATGGGCGTGAAAAAAATCCGTTTCCCTGACCATTGCGGTATTGGCATCAAGCCAGTGTCCAAAGAGGGCACCACGCGTCTTGTTAAGGCCGCTATTCGCTATGCGATTGATAACCACCGTGATTCCGTGACCCTCGTGCACAAGGGTAACATTATGAAATTCACTGAGGGTGCGTTCAAGGACTGGGGCTATGAGGTCGCGCGTGAGCATTTTGGTGCATCGCTGTATCAGGGTGGGCCATGGATGGAAATCAAACATCCTCAAACTGGAAAATCGATTATTATCAAGGATGTGATTGCCGATGCCTTCCTGCAGCAAATCCTTTTACGCCCGGAAGAATACAGCGTTATCGCAACCCTGAACCTTAATGGCGATTATATCTCCGATGCTCTGGCCGCTCAGGTCGGCGGGATTGGAATTGCGCCGGGGGCAAATATTGGCGATGCCGTTGCCGTTTTCGAGGCAACCCACGGAACCGCGCCGAAATACGCCGGCCAGGATAAAGTGAATCCGGGCTCGCTGATTCTGTCTGCTGAAATGATGCTGCGCCATCTTGGCTGGGTTGAAGCGGCAGATGCCATTATTAAGGGTGTTGAAGGTGCTATTGAAGCCAAAACAGTCACGTATGACTTTGAGCGCCTGATGCAGGGAGCCACCTGTGTCAGCAGTTCAGGTTTTGGTGATGCCATCATACGGCATATGTAA
- the clpS gene encoding ATP-dependent Clp protease adapter ClpS, translating into MNRWHSGEMAAEVELERDTALELRRPRKYQVVLHNDDYTPMEFVVRLLQDIFHHPADIATGIMFEVHTRGRGICGVYTRDIAETRVVQVNTCARANEHPLLCSMEPE; encoded by the coding sequence ATGAACAGGTGGCATTCAGGAGAAATGGCCGCGGAAGTAGAACTGGAGCGCGATACAGCGCTTGAACTGCGCAGGCCAAGAAAGTATCAGGTAGTCCTGCACAATGATGATTATACGCCCATGGAATTTGTGGTACGGCTGTTGCAGGATATCTTCCATCACCCGGCCGATATTGCTACCGGGATTATGTTTGAAGTACATACCCGGGGACGGGGGATTTGCGGGGTGTATACCCGGGATATTGCAGAAACAAGGGTGGTTCAGGTTAATACCTGTGCAAGGGCAAATGAACACCCGTTGCTGTGCAGCATGGAGCCCGAATAA
- the clpA gene encoding ATP-dependent Clp protease ATP-binding subunit ClpA, producing the protein MLNKELEFTLNLAFREAKEKRHEFMTVEHLLLSLLDNPSAGNVLQACDANIDALRRDLVEFIDETTPRIPDGELDRETQPTLGFQRVLQRAVFHVQSAGKTEVTGANVLAAIFSEQESQAVYFLRRENITRLDVINYISHGVSRYQNNEMRDNMNSNSMDEESMSSDGSESPLESYCMNLNKRARLGKIDPLIGRQEETLRTIQVLCRRRKNNPLLVGEAGVGKTAIAEGLARQIVDGNVPQAIKNCVVYSLDLGALLAGTKYRGDFEKRLKAVLRQLGQQEGAVLFIDEIHTIIGAGAASGGVMDASNLIKPLLANGELKCIGSTTYQEYRGIFEKDRALARRFQKIDVSEPTVEETFEILKGLRGRLEEHHGVKFSTHALKAAAELSAKYINDRFLPDKAIDVVDEAGAYQNLLTAAKRRKMIGVNEIEQVVAKIARIPLKKVSASDRDTLKNLERDLKLLVYGQDTAISALSSAIKLARSGLRESQRPVGCFLFAGPTGVGKTEVTRQLAHVLGIELLRFDMSEYMEKHTVSRLIGAPPGYVGYDQGGLLTEAVTKNPHAVLLLDEIEKAHPDVFNLLLQIMDHGTLTDTNGRQADFRHIILVMTSNAGAAEISRNSIGFSTQDNSNDGLEVIKRHFTPEFRNRLDAIINFAPLDTQTIGLVVDKFLVELEEQLSARGVVLRVERAAREWLAEHGYDKAMGARPMARLIQENVKKPLADELLFGKLANGGHVTLNVKDGKLHFDSHDYREGVC; encoded by the coding sequence ATGTTAAACAAAGAGCTTGAGTTCACCCTGAATCTGGCTTTCAGGGAAGCCAAGGAGAAACGTCATGAGTTCATGACCGTTGAACATTTGTTGCTGTCTCTTCTTGACAACCCTTCTGCAGGCAACGTGTTGCAGGCCTGTGATGCCAATATCGACGCTTTGCGCCGCGATCTTGTTGAATTTATCGATGAGACTACGCCACGCATCCCTGATGGTGAGCTGGACCGTGAAACACAGCCCACACTCGGTTTTCAGCGCGTATTGCAACGTGCCGTTTTCCATGTTCAGTCTGCCGGCAAGACGGAAGTGACTGGCGCTAACGTACTGGCCGCAATCTTTAGTGAGCAGGAAAGTCAGGCCGTTTATTTTCTGCGCCGTGAAAACATTACGCGCCTTGATGTCATCAATTATATTTCGCATGGTGTGTCCCGCTATCAAAACAACGAGATGCGTGACAACATGAACTCTAACTCCATGGATGAAGAGTCTATGAGCAGTGACGGCAGTGAATCGCCACTGGAAAGTTACTGCATGAACCTTAACAAGCGCGCGCGTCTTGGCAAGATTGACCCGCTCATTGGACGGCAGGAAGAAACGCTGCGCACCATTCAGGTACTTTGTCGCCGACGCAAGAATAACCCGCTGCTTGTGGGTGAGGCGGGCGTTGGTAAAACCGCAATTGCCGAAGGGCTTGCACGCCAGATTGTAGATGGCAATGTGCCGCAGGCCATAAAGAACTGTGTAGTGTATTCCCTTGACCTTGGTGCGCTGCTCGCAGGCACCAAGTACCGTGGAGATTTTGAAAAACGCCTGAAGGCTGTTCTGCGCCAGCTTGGCCAGCAGGAAGGGGCGGTACTTTTCATTGACGAGATTCATACCATCATCGGCGCGGGTGCGGCATCCGGTGGAGTGATGGATGCTTCTAACCTGATTAAGCCGCTTCTTGCAAATGGGGAGCTGAAGTGCATCGGCTCAACGACTTATCAGGAGTATCGTGGAATTTTTGAAAAAGACCGCGCACTGGCACGTCGTTTTCAGAAGATTGATGTTTCAGAGCCGACTGTTGAGGAAACCTTTGAAATTTTAAAAGGTCTGCGTGGCCGACTGGAAGAGCACCACGGGGTCAAATTTTCTACCCATGCGCTGAAGGCTGCGGCTGAACTGTCTGCCAAATATATAAACGACCGCTTTTTGCCGGACAAAGCCATCGATGTGGTGGATGAGGCCGGTGCTTATCAGAATCTTTTGACAGCCGCCAAGCGTCGCAAAATGATTGGGGTCAATGAAATTGAACAGGTAGTGGCAAAAATTGCCCGCATACCGCTCAAAAAAGTATCCGCAAGCGATCGCGATACCCTGAAAAATCTTGAACGTGACTTAAAACTTCTGGTGTACGGACAGGATACTGCAATTTCAGCATTGTCCTCCGCAATCAAGCTCGCGCGTTCAGGGCTTCGTGAATCGCAGCGTCCGGTTGGCTGCTTCCTGTTTGCAGGTCCCACAGGGGTCGGTAAAACGGAAGTTACCCGTCAGCTCGCACATGTGCTGGGTATTGAACTTCTGCGTTTTGACATGTCGGAATACATGGAAAAACATACGGTATCACGCCTTATCGGAGCGCCTCCGGGATATGTGGGATATGACCAGGGCGGTCTCTTGACCGAAGCAGTTACCAAAAACCCACACGCCGTGCTCTTACTCGACGAAATTGAAAAGGCACACCCCGATGTCTTTAACCTGCTCCTTCAGATTATGGACCACGGTACCCTGACAGATACCAACGGTCGTCAGGCAGATTTTCGTCACATTATTCTCGTCATGACGAGCAACGCCGGTGCCGCTGAAATCAGTCGCAATTCCATTGGCTTCTCCACACAGGATAACAGCAACGATGGACTCGAAGTGATTAAGCGCCATTTCACGCCGGAGTTTCGTAACCGACTTGATGCCATCATTAACTTCGCACCGCTCGATACGCAGACAATTGGTCTCGTGGTTGACAAGTTCCTTGTTGAGCTTGAAGAACAACTCAGCGCGCGAGGCGTTGTTCTCCGGGTTGAGCGGGCGGCACGCGAATGGCTTGCCGAGCATGGCTATGACAAAGCCATGGGTGCGCGACCAATGGCGAGATTGATTCAGGAAAACGTTAAAAAACCGCTGGCGGATGAGCTGCTTTTTGGCAAGCTCGCTAACGGTGGCCACGTGACCCTGAATGTCAAAGACGGCAAACTGCACTTTGACAGCCATGATTACCGCGAAGGGGTCTGCTGA